Part of the Permianibacter fluminis genome, GGCCTGCCGAGAAAGGCACCAAGATCACTCGGCCTTGGTTCGAGAATGACAGCAAGTTCTGGTCTGTACTCCCCATCTACAAAGCCATCTGCCGGCATTTTTTTCACCATGTCGTTGCGTCACATCGCGATTGCATCGCTGCCACGGTGCGACACCTTTGGTGGCACATGGAGGGGCGAGCGTCCGAGCCGATCTGTCCGGTGGCGTATGCATTCGTGATGTGGCGCATGTTCTGGGAGGAATGTGGAACGCCACATCAGCTGATGGAGCCACCACGTCATGCACCCTATCGCATCCTCGCGTGGTTGTCCGACGCGGCACCCTATTGTCCAGCGACATGGCCTACTGAAACGCAGGAATGGCTGCGGCACCGTGTGTTTGCAGCGGATTGTCTTGCGACCTTTGAGCACTGGTTGGCTCGGGCCGCCCATGTCTCGGCCAAGCGTCAGATGTGGCAATGGAACCGACATGTAGGCTGCGGACACATGATCACCTATTGGGCTGCCCTCGAATCGAAAACGACACCCCGCGAGGTCACAGTACTCATGGAACCACTGGTAGGCTGCCATCTGCCCCCCAGCGCGGAGACGGGCCGGCCGCATTATCAGCGACATCTGGAAACCCTGAAGGGAATGACACCCTATAAACCGGAGCGCCATCGTCAGTGGTCATCGCGCAATCCAAAACGGTTCAAGATAGGGCATTATGCCAACAGCGAGCCGAGGCTTGAGCGGTAATGATTTCGTGAAGCCCGGTTACCGGTTCAATGTTTGCAAGCGAAAGGAAGCGATGTGGACCATAACCGTGAACGCTTGGCCGCCCATATCCTGCCATTGTCAGTTGCGCAGGACTTCGAGGCAGCACGCAAGGAGTGGTCACTGTTTGGTGTCGAGGTTTCACCCGAATGGGATCATTGCCCTTGTGGCAAGGAAATCAAAGAGCTTTGCTACATCCGAAACCGATGGAACGGCCACAAAACCTACGTCGGAAATGTGTGCGTGAATCGATTTCTCGGCATCGAAACAGGCAACCTGTTTGCCGGCCTGAAGCGGATCATGGAGGATAGCCACGCCAACCCCAACGAAGATCTCATCGTTCATGCCCATCAATTCGGGTACATCTACGAAGAGGAATACAAGTTTCTCATGGATACTCGCTTCAAGAAAAAATTGTCGCCGAAGCAGTTGGCGTGGAAAGAAAAGATCAACCGCCGTATCCTGCAACAGACCGTGGTGCATCGCCGCGAACTGGCTGGCGCTGCCCCGGCATGAGTAGAGGGATTCAGACTTCTCCGTGCGTCCTGTGAAACCGACAACTTATGACTAGCTCAGACCGCTAACGAGCAGCTGCGGACGATTGGAGAAAATTAAATCCGTCCCGTTTTTCCCATCCTAGACGGTACAACTAATACATGGCTACCGGCCTACGCGAAGGTCAAGACCATCCAGTGCCTCCAATGTCTGGACCACCGTCTCCACGAGGTCGGCGTCGAAATCGTCACGGTTCGCTTCCTCATGCGTACCCTTATTCAGATACGTCCACACAAGATTCGCGGCTGGGATGCCAAGAATCCGCCCGTACGCAGCAATCAGCGCGGACTTATTGGCATGAGTGAAGGTACCTGCATCATTGAGTCGCTTCAGAAGCGACTCGCATAAGTTACGCAAGCTTGGCTCGGCGCCAACACCAGCGAGCTGAAGATTCAACACTCCTTGATCGTGACTGCCGAGCCATCGCCATACTTTTTCAGACAGCATTTCGAGTCCGCGGCGGCAAGTCGCCAAAGCCTCTCGGTCGTCTAACGCATTTTTCGAGGCTCGAGCCCTCTCCACATAGTTCTTGCTAGGGACGTTGCCGACTACACGAGGTTGATAGTCGCCAGTGTGGTTACGGAATAAATAGATCTGGCACTCGTCACGCCGCTGTGCTGGCAAATGCTGCTGGATGTCCTTGATAAACTCATTGCTGTGGCAGGTAACGATAAGCTGTGTTTGGGAGAAATGGTCGCTCTCGAAAATTGTCTCACGAATGCCACTACGGTGATCGTGATCAATCGCGTTAATCGCATCATCGAACACAATCAGCGGACTTTGGATGGTTTTGGCCTTGGCAAGCAGGATCGCTAAGCCTAAGCAACGGATGTGGCCCTCACTTAGAATGCGCAGGGCATCCACCCGAACTTCAGGATTGCCCCGGAATGACAACTCAATCTTCTCTTCACTCGTTAGTGGCAGATGCAGCGCTGCGAGTTTGTCCGCATCCAAGTCATTACGGTTAAACTCGTTGTAGAGGTTCATGGCTGTATCGTTGAGACCAGCCATTAGAGAGCCAGGAAGCTGCGTGCGATAACTCTTGAGCAAGACAAGGAAATGGTCGTAAGCCGCCTTAATTGGAGTGTCGCGGCCGATGTCATGCGCCTCCTGTGCGACCTCGAGGATAAGCGCGGCATTGTCCGCCTCAAAAGCGGCAATCCGCCCCTTGGCCGCTGCTACGCCATCAATGAGTTGCTGTCGCTTCAAATCTTGAGCTTGGACGGCAAGGCGGAGCGTGTTGAGATTGTCGCGCTCACTGATGTTGCGCTGGCGCTCTTGACGCGAAAGCAGCGAGGCCGCGTCTTGCGCCGCCACTCGGTCAGCGACTACCAAGATTTGATCGAGTGTCACCGCGTCATTTCGCTGCGGTGACTTCATGGGATAAACAGTCACCCACCAATCTGCGGCCGGCTCTCCTGGTAGGTTTGCAAGGTATCGGTAAACAGGTGTTTCATGCTCCCCATTAGCCACAAGAAAGGCTGTCATCGTTGCAAGCTGTCGACGCAACTCTCGCGAAGCAT contains:
- a CDS encoding AAA family ATPase, giving the protein MPSAKRDFERFVAWLHLPATQAPPNVKRLANFVLVEFERVARTVRQNSQRSNYLVGLVRQTLAETSDSPPNIAAADIDGSWPWQRMRSMTIGPFRGFRTPEHFDLQKRITLFYGPNGSGKTSFCEGLEYGLLGAVEEAETKRIDGRTYLANLHARRFEPPVLRASDQLNREVTVASNPDAFRFCFIEKNRIDAFSRIAARPPAQRTELIATLFGMDKFNEFVSHFNESIDQQLILTGAKQLVLNGKRNALAVDQASVNGEAQALLDLAKEESALALSHSEGMSYEGLKALIGTAEAPGRLKQLEDIINAVPPEAIGLSRQGVLSAFDTAHQNQQELISIAASLESQSSQVSFKELYTAILALKAIEGDRCPACDTPLTETKSDPFEKANSGLIQLKELGDLQEQLKAKQTEVNNASRELRRQLATMTAFLVANGEHETPVYRYLANLPGEPAADWWVTVYPMKSPQRNDAVTLDQILVVADRVAAQDAASLLSRQERQRNISERDNLNTLRLAVQAQDLKRQQLIDGVAAAKGRIAAFEADNAALILEVAQEAHDIGRDTPIKAAYDHFLVLLKSYRTQLPGSLMAGLNDTAMNLYNEFNRNDLDADKLAALHLPLTSEEKIELSFRGNPEVRVDALRILSEGHIRCLGLAILLAKAKTIQSPLIVFDDAINAIDHDHRSGIRETIFESDHFSQTQLIVTCHSNEFIKDIQQHLPAQRRDECQIYLFRNHTGDYQPRVVGNVPSKNYVERARASKNALDDREALATCRRGLEMLSEKVWRWLGSHDQGVLNLQLAGVGAEPSLRNLCESLLKRLNDAGTFTHANKSALIAAYGRILGIPAANLVWTYLNKGTHEEANRDDFDADLVETVVQTLEALDGLDLRVGR